A part of Anser cygnoides isolate HZ-2024a breed goose chromosome 17, Taihu_goose_T2T_genome, whole genome shotgun sequence genomic DNA contains:
- the DEPDC5 gene encoding GATOR1 complex protein DEPDC5 isoform X1 — MRTNKVYKLVIHKKGFGGSDDELVVNPKVFLQIKLGDVVEIAHPNDEYSPLLLQVKSLKEDLQKETISVDQTVAQVFRLRPYQDVHVNVVDPKEVTLDLVELTFKDQYIGRGDMWRLKKSLVSTCAYVTQKVEFAGIRAQAGELWVKSEKVTCGYISEDTRVVFRSTSAMVYIFIQMSCEMWDFDIYGDLYFEKAVNGFLADLFTKWKEKNCSHEVTVVLFSRTFYEAKSIDEFPETHRASIRQDHEGRFYEDFYKVVVQNERREEWTSLLVTIKKLFIQYPVLVRLEQAEGFPPGYNSTSAQGNYLEAINLSFNVFDKHYINRNFDRTGQMSVVITPGVGVFEVDRLLMILTKQRMIDNGIGVDLVCMGEQPLHAVPLFKLHNRCGPGDSRLGDDYNIPHWINHSFYTSKSQLLCNSFTPRIKLAGRKPLTEKAKNSRDSSLGAPKDAENALPIQVDYDGYDAQVFRLPGPSRAQRCTTFSRSVRERESRTRKSSSSYDVSCSPSLQSRTLPPEEVRSQASDDSSLGKISNILMIPRPHLHQYEVSSSLGYTSTRDVLENMLESQQRDSSAPGRFHVGSAESMLHIRPGGYTPQRALINPFAPSRMPMKLTSNRRRWMHTFPVGPSGEAIQIHHQTRQNMAEMQGNGQQDLTHSSAELLELAYHEATGRHTSSRHPGDSASFLGFSGTEEYSNGLAGSNGAGMNLKPQNKDSLEDAVSNSPDPILTLSAPPVVPGFCCTVGVDWKSLTTPACLPLTTDYFPDRQSLQNDYTEGCYDLLPEADIDRRDEEGVQMTAQQVFEEFICQRLMQGYQIIVQSKPQKPATTVPPPLSSSPLYSRGLVSRNRPEEEDQYWLSMGRTFHKVTLKDKIITVTRYLPKYPYESAQINYTYSLCPSHSDSEFVSCWVEFSHERLEEYKWNYLDQYICSAGSEDFSLIESLKFWRTRFLLLPACISATKRIMEGEVHCDVYGDKPRSDEEEWQLLDGFIRFVEGLNRIRRRHRSDRMIRKGSAMKGLQIAGPIPTHSLEQSGPPIGKKGTSALSALLEMEASQKTLGEQQAAMLSGKSSGQPSDSGSIAITPTYMDSPRKDGAFFMDFVRSPRTTSTFYSQVSIDQSVPVTSDGNTLINTGQSADRGNAQNLGSSQNVADPGYVTAGTAEGGSQQCSASSLTSSSTLIEILEAMKHPTTGIQLLSEQKGLSPYCFISAEVVHWLVNNVEGVQTQAMAIDIMQKMLEEQLIVHASGEALRTFIYGFYFYKIVVDKEPDRVGMQQPAMWHTAAMDDFSAFQRKWFEVAFVAEELLHSEIPAFFLPWLPSRPASYASRHSSFSRSFGGRSQAAALLAATVPEQRTVTLDVDVNNRTDRLEWCSCYYHGNFSLNAAFEIKLHWMAVTAAVLFEMVQGWHRKATSCGFLLVPVLEGPFALPSYLYGDPLRAQLFIPLNVSCLLKEGSEHLFDGFEPETYWDRMHLLQEAIAYRFGFVQDKYSASAFNFPAENKPQYIHVTGTVFLQLPYSKRKFSCGQQRRRRNSTSSTNQNMFCEERIGYNWAYNTMLTKTWRSSATGDEKFADRLLKDFTDFCWNKDSRLVLFWTDCLDKMHASAP; from the exons ATGAGAACCAACAAGGTGTACAAGCTCGTCATACACAAGAAGGGTTTTGGAGGCAGCG ATGATGAACTGGTGGTGAATCCTAAAGTATTTCTTCAAATCAAGCTGGGAGATGTTGTGGAAATTGCACATCCCAATGATGAATACAG CCCCCTGCTCCTACAAGTGAAGTCACTGAAGGAAGATTTACAGAAAG AAACTATAAGTGTGGATCAGACTGTTGCACAGGTGTTCCGGCTTCGGCCATACCAGGATGTCCATGTGAATGTTGTTGACCCAAAG GAGGTGACCTTGGACTTGGTGGAGCTGACTTTTAAAGATCAGTATATTGGGCGTGGGGATATGTGGCGACTGAAGAAAAGTTTG GTCAGCACGTGTGCATATGTCACTCAAAAGGTGGAATTTGCAGGTATCAG GGCACAAGCAGGTGAACTGTGGGTTAAGAGTGAGAAAGTCACTTGTGGATACATCAGTGAGGATACACGG GTGGTCTTCCGCTCCACTTCTGCCATGGTTTATATTTTTATCCAGATGAGCTGTGAAATGTGGGATTTTGATATCTATG GGGACCTGTACTTTGAGAAAGCTGTGAATGGTTTCCTTGCTGATCTCTTCACAAAATGGAAG GAGAAGAATTGCAGCCATGAAGTGACAGTTGTTCTATTTTCTAGAACATTTTACGAAGCAAAATCTATAG ATGAGTTTCCTGAAACACATCGTGCATCGATTCGGCAGGATCATGAGGGAAGATTTTATGAAGATTTTTACAA AGTTGTAGTTCAGAATGAGAGACGAGAAGAGTGGACCTCATTGCTTGTGACcattaaaaagcttttcatccaGTATCCTGTGCTGGTACGACTAGAGCAAGCAG AGGGCTTTCCTCCAGGTTACAATTCTACATCAGCACAAGGGAACTACCTGGAGGCCATAAATCTTTCATTCAATG TGTTTGACAAGCATTATATAAACCGGAACTTTGATCGGACTGGCCAGATGTCCGTGGTTATCACACCTGGTGTAGGGGTGTTTGAAGTCGATCGCCTCCTTATGATTCTAACCAAACAGCGGATGATAGACAATG GGATTGGTGTGGACTTGGTCTGCATGGGAGAACAACCACTGCATGCTGTACCACTCTTTAAG CTCCATAATCGCTGTGGACCTGGAGATTCCAGGCTGGGTGACGACTACAATATTCCGCACTGGATAAACCATAG tttCTACACATCCAAAAGCCAGCTCCTATGTAACAGCTTCACTCCGCGGATCAAGCTGGCAGGGAGAAAA CCACTGactgagaaagcaaaaaatagcCGAGATTCCT cattaggGGCTCCAAAAGATGCTGAGAATGCCCTGCCTATCCAGGTTGATTATGATGGCTATGATGCCCAGGTGTTCAGACTGCCAGGCCCATCCAGAGCCCAGCGCTGCACCACTTTCAG CAGGTCtgtgagggagagagaaagtCGTACCCGAAAGAGCTCTAGTTCCTATGATGTCTCATGCAGCCCTTCTCTCCAGAGCCGCACTTTACCTCCAGAGGAGGTGAGGAGCCAGGCTTCCGATGACAGCTCCCTGGGCAAGATCTCCAACATCCTGATGATCCCACGGCCTCATCTGCACCAGTATGAAGTCAGCAGCTCTTTGGGCTATACCAGCACCAGAG ATGTCCTTGAGAACATGCTGGAGTCTCAGCAACGTGACTCCAGCGCCCCTGGGAGGTTCCACGTTGGCAGTGCAGAATCCATGCTGCACATTCGGCCTGGGGGATATACACCCCAGCGGGCGCTGATCAACCCATTTGCCCCGTCCCGCATGCCTATGAAACTTACATCTAACAGGAGGCGCTGGATGCATACTTTTCCTGTGG GTCCATCAGGAGAAGCTATCCAGATCCATCATCAAACTCGTCAGAATATGGCAGAAATGCAGGGCAACGGGCAGCAGGATTTGACACATTCCTCTGCTGAACTGCTTGAGCTGGCTTACCATGAGGCAACTGGCAG aCATACCAGTTCTCGGCATCCAGGTGACAGTGCTTCCTTCCTGGGCTTCAGTGGAACAGAAGAGTATTCAAACGGTCTGGCTGGCAGCAATGGTGCAG gGATGAACCTCAAGCCTCAGAATAAGGATTCATTGGAAGATGCTGTCTCTAATTCTCCAGATCCAA TTCTGACACTGTCTGCTCCCCCCGTAGTGCCAGGCTTCTGTTGTACAGTTGGAGTGGATTGGAAATCTCTCACTACTCCGGCATGTCTCCCTCTTACCACGGACTACTTCCCCGACCGTCAGAGTCTGCAGAATGATTACACCGAGGGTTGTTACGATCTCCTTCCAGAGGCTGACATTGACAG GAGAGATGAGGAAGGAGTGCAGATGACAGCCCAACAGGTGTTTGAGGAGTTCATTTGTCAGCGTCTCATGCAAGGCTATCAAATTATTGTGCAATCCAAACCACAGAAACCAGCCACAACTGTGCCACCCCCACTCAGCAGCAGTCCCCTTTATAGTCGAG GTCTCGTATCAAGAAATCGGCCTGAGGAAGAAGACCAGTACTGGCTGAGCATGGGCCGTACTTTCCACAAAGTaacattaaaagacaaaataattactGTGACTCGATACCTGCCAAA GTATCCATATGAATCTGCTCAGATAAACTACACTTACAGCTTGTGCCCCTCACACTCTGACTCGGAATTTGTCTCTTGCTGGGTAGAATTTTCCCACGAGAGACTGGAAGAGTACAAGTGGAATTACTTGGATCAGTATATCTGCTCTGCTGGTTCGGAGGATTTCAG CCTCATCGAATCACTGAAATTTTGGAGGACTCGCTTTCTCCTTCTGCCTGCCTGCATCAGCGCCACAAAGCGCATTATGGAAGGAGAAGTGCACTGTGATGTGTACGGAGACAAGCCCCGTTCTGATGAGGAAGAGTGGCAGCTCCTAGATGGATTCATTCGCTTTGTGGAAGGTTTGAACCGCATTCGTCGACGCCATCGATCTGATCGAATGATTCGA aAAGGGTCTGCCATGAAAGGCTTGCAGATTGCTGGTCCAATTCCCACCCACTCTCTGGAGCAGTCTGGGCCTCCCATTGGGAAGAAAGGAACCTCAgcactctctgctctgcttgagATGGAAGCCAGTCAGAA GACTCTGGGGGAGCAGCAAGCAGCAATGCTTTCTGGAAAAAGCTCAGGTCAGCCTTCGGATAGCGGGAGCATTGCTATCACACCAACCTATATGGACAGCCCTCGTAAG GATGGGGCCTTCTTTATGGATTTTGTTCGCAGCCCACGCACAACATCAACCTTCTACTCACAG GTCTCTATAGATCAATCAGTTCCTGTGACCTCAGATGGTAACACCTTGATAAACACAGGGCAGTCAGCCGACAGGGGCAACGCTCAGAACTTGGGAAGTTCCCAGAACGTAGCAGACCCAGGATATGTCACAGCTGGCACTGCAGAGGGCGG ctcccagcagtgTTCAGCAAGCTCTCTGACTTCCTCCTCCACCTTGATAGAGATTCTTGAAGCCATGAAACATCCCAC CACAGGGATACAACTGCTCTCTGAACAGAAGGGCCTATCTCCGTACTGTTTCATCAGTGCAGAAGTTGTACACTGGCTGGTGAATAATGTGGAAGGTGTGCAAACCCAAGCCATGGCGATTGACATAATGCAG aaaatgctggaagagcagctgaTTGTCCATGCATCCGGAGAAGCTTTACGAACCTTTATttatggcttttatttttacaagattGTTGTGGACAAAGAACCTGACCGAG TGGGCATGCAGCAGCCTGCCATGTGGCACACAGCTGCTATGGATGACTTCTCCGCCTTCCAGAGGAAATGGTTTGAGGTGGCGTTTGTGGCAGAAGAGCTCCTGCACTCGGAAATCCCAGCGTTTttcctgccctggctgcccagCCGCCCAGCCTCCTATGCAAGTAGGCACAGTTCCTTTAGCCGCAGTTTcggaggacggagccaggcagCTGCACTATTAG CTGCCACGGTGCCTGAACAGCGGACAGTGACGCTCGATGTGGATGTGAATAACCGCACTGACCGTTTGGAGTGGTGCAGCTGTTATTACCATGGCAATTTCTCCTTGAACGCTGCCTTTGAAATCAAGTTACACTGGATGGCAGTGACTGCAGCTGTTCTTTTTGAGATG GTTCAGGGCTGGCATCGTAAAGCCACATCCTGTGGTTTCTTGCTAGTCCCAGTCTTGGAAGGCCCATTTGCATTGCCCAGTTACTTGTATGGAGACCCACTTCGAGCTCAGTTGTTCATCCCACTCAATGTTAGCTGCTTGTTGAAGGAGGGTAGTGAGCATTTGTTTGATG GCTTTGAACCAGAGACATACTGGGACCGTATGCACCTCCTCCAGGAAGCAATAGCATACAG attCGGATTTGTGCAAGATAAATACTCGGCTTCTGCATTCAACTTTCCAGCTGAGAACAAGCCCCAGTATATTCATGTCACAG GGACGGTGTTTCTGCAGCTGCCATATTCAAAGCGGAAATTTTCTTGTGGGCAGCAGCGACGCCGGCGCAACTCCACTAGCTCCACCAACCAGAACATGTTTTGTGAAGAGCGCATTGGCTACAACTGGGCCTACAACACCATGCTGACAAAAACGTGGCGGTCCAGTGCCACTGGGGATGAGAAATTTGCTGATCGGTTGCTGAAAGACTTTACAGATTTTTGCTGGAACAAAGATAGCCGGCTTGTGTTATTCTGGACTGACTGCCTAGATAAGATGCACGCTAGTGCTCCGTGA
- the DEPDC5 gene encoding GATOR1 complex protein DEPDC5 isoform X6 produces MRTNKVYKLVIHKKGFGGSDDELVVNPKVFLQIKLGDVVEIAHPNDEYSPLLLQVKSLKEDLQKETISVDQTVAQVFRLRPYQDVHVNVVDPKEVTLDLVELTFKDQYIGRGDMWRLKKSLVSTCAYVTQKVEFAGIRAQAGELWVKSEKVTCGYISEDTRVVFRSTSAMVYIFIQMSCEMWDFDIYGDLYFEKAVNGFLADLFTKWKEKNCSHEVTVVLFSRTFYEAKSIDEFPETHRASIRQDHEGRFYEDFYKVVVQNERREEWTSLLVTIKKLFIQYPVLVRLEQAEGFPPGYNSTSAQGNYLEAINLSFNVFDKHYINRNFDRTGQMSVVITPGVGVFEVDRLLMILTKQRMIDNGIGVDLVCMGEQPLHAVPLFKLHNRCGPGDSRLGDDYNIPHWINHSFYTSKSQLLCNSFTPRIKLAGRKPLTEKAKNSRDSSLGAPKDAENALPIQVDYDGYDAQVFRLPGPSRAQRCTTFSRSVRERESRTRKSSSSYDVSCSPSLQSRTLPPEEVRSQASDDSSLGKISNILMIPRPHLHQYEVSSSLGYTSTRDVLENMLESQQRDSSAPGRFHVGSAESMLHIRPGGYTPQRALINPFAPSRMPMKLTSNRRRWMHTFPVGPSGEAIQIHHQTRQNMAEMQGNGQQDLTHSSAELLELAYHEATGRHTSSRHPGDSASFLGFSGTEEYSNGLAGSNGAGMNLKPQNKDSLEDAVSNSPDPILTLSAPPVVPGFCCTVGVDWKSLTTPACLPLTTDYFPDRQSLQNDYTEGCYDLLPEADIDRRDEEGVQMTAQQVFEEFICQRLMQGYQIIVQSKPQKPATTVPPPLSSSPLYSRGLVSRNRPEEEDQYWLSMGRTFHKVTLKDKIITVTRYLPKYPYESAQINYTYSLCPSHSDSEFVSCWVEFSHERLEEYKWNYLDQYICSAGSEDFSLIESLKFWRTRFLLLPACISATKRIMEGEVHCDVYGDKPRSDEEEWQLLDGFIRFVEGLNRIRRRHRSDRMIRKGSAMKGLQIAGPIPTHSLEQSGPPIGKKGTSALSALLEMEASQKTLGEQQAAMLSGKSSGQPSDSGSIAITPTYMDSPRKVSIDQSVPVTSDGNTLINTGQSADRGNAQNLGSSQNVADPGYVTAGTAEGGSQQCSASSLTSSSTLIEILEAMKHPTTGIQLLSEQKGLSPYCFISAEVVHWLVNNVEGVQTQAMAIDIMQKMLEEQLIVHASGEALRTFIYGFYFYKIVVDKEPDRVGMQQPAMWHTAAMDDFSAFQRKWFEVAFVAEELLHSEIPAFFLPWLPSRPASYASRHSSFSRSFGGRSQAAALLAATVPEQRTVTLDVDVNNRTDRLEWCSCYYHGNFSLNAAFEIKLHWMAVTAAVLFEMVQGWHRKATSCGFLLVPVLEGPFALPSYLYGDPLRAQLFIPLNVSCLLKEGSEHLFDGFEPETYWDRMHLLQEAIAYRFGFVQDKYSASAFNFPAENKPQYIHVTGTVFLQLPYSKRKFSCGQQRRRRNSTSSTNQNMFCEERIGYNWAYNTMLTKTWRSSATGDEKFADRLLKDFTDFCWNKDSRLVLFWTDCLDKMHASAP; encoded by the exons ATGAGAACCAACAAGGTGTACAAGCTCGTCATACACAAGAAGGGTTTTGGAGGCAGCG ATGATGAACTGGTGGTGAATCCTAAAGTATTTCTTCAAATCAAGCTGGGAGATGTTGTGGAAATTGCACATCCCAATGATGAATACAG CCCCCTGCTCCTACAAGTGAAGTCACTGAAGGAAGATTTACAGAAAG AAACTATAAGTGTGGATCAGACTGTTGCACAGGTGTTCCGGCTTCGGCCATACCAGGATGTCCATGTGAATGTTGTTGACCCAAAG GAGGTGACCTTGGACTTGGTGGAGCTGACTTTTAAAGATCAGTATATTGGGCGTGGGGATATGTGGCGACTGAAGAAAAGTTTG GTCAGCACGTGTGCATATGTCACTCAAAAGGTGGAATTTGCAGGTATCAG GGCACAAGCAGGTGAACTGTGGGTTAAGAGTGAGAAAGTCACTTGTGGATACATCAGTGAGGATACACGG GTGGTCTTCCGCTCCACTTCTGCCATGGTTTATATTTTTATCCAGATGAGCTGTGAAATGTGGGATTTTGATATCTATG GGGACCTGTACTTTGAGAAAGCTGTGAATGGTTTCCTTGCTGATCTCTTCACAAAATGGAAG GAGAAGAATTGCAGCCATGAAGTGACAGTTGTTCTATTTTCTAGAACATTTTACGAAGCAAAATCTATAG ATGAGTTTCCTGAAACACATCGTGCATCGATTCGGCAGGATCATGAGGGAAGATTTTATGAAGATTTTTACAA AGTTGTAGTTCAGAATGAGAGACGAGAAGAGTGGACCTCATTGCTTGTGACcattaaaaagcttttcatccaGTATCCTGTGCTGGTACGACTAGAGCAAGCAG AGGGCTTTCCTCCAGGTTACAATTCTACATCAGCACAAGGGAACTACCTGGAGGCCATAAATCTTTCATTCAATG TGTTTGACAAGCATTATATAAACCGGAACTTTGATCGGACTGGCCAGATGTCCGTGGTTATCACACCTGGTGTAGGGGTGTTTGAAGTCGATCGCCTCCTTATGATTCTAACCAAACAGCGGATGATAGACAATG GGATTGGTGTGGACTTGGTCTGCATGGGAGAACAACCACTGCATGCTGTACCACTCTTTAAG CTCCATAATCGCTGTGGACCTGGAGATTCCAGGCTGGGTGACGACTACAATATTCCGCACTGGATAAACCATAG tttCTACACATCCAAAAGCCAGCTCCTATGTAACAGCTTCACTCCGCGGATCAAGCTGGCAGGGAGAAAA CCACTGactgagaaagcaaaaaatagcCGAGATTCCT cattaggGGCTCCAAAAGATGCTGAGAATGCCCTGCCTATCCAGGTTGATTATGATGGCTATGATGCCCAGGTGTTCAGACTGCCAGGCCCATCCAGAGCCCAGCGCTGCACCACTTTCAG CAGGTCtgtgagggagagagaaagtCGTACCCGAAAGAGCTCTAGTTCCTATGATGTCTCATGCAGCCCTTCTCTCCAGAGCCGCACTTTACCTCCAGAGGAGGTGAGGAGCCAGGCTTCCGATGACAGCTCCCTGGGCAAGATCTCCAACATCCTGATGATCCCACGGCCTCATCTGCACCAGTATGAAGTCAGCAGCTCTTTGGGCTATACCAGCACCAGAG ATGTCCTTGAGAACATGCTGGAGTCTCAGCAACGTGACTCCAGCGCCCCTGGGAGGTTCCACGTTGGCAGTGCAGAATCCATGCTGCACATTCGGCCTGGGGGATATACACCCCAGCGGGCGCTGATCAACCCATTTGCCCCGTCCCGCATGCCTATGAAACTTACATCTAACAGGAGGCGCTGGATGCATACTTTTCCTGTGG GTCCATCAGGAGAAGCTATCCAGATCCATCATCAAACTCGTCAGAATATGGCAGAAATGCAGGGCAACGGGCAGCAGGATTTGACACATTCCTCTGCTGAACTGCTTGAGCTGGCTTACCATGAGGCAACTGGCAG aCATACCAGTTCTCGGCATCCAGGTGACAGTGCTTCCTTCCTGGGCTTCAGTGGAACAGAAGAGTATTCAAACGGTCTGGCTGGCAGCAATGGTGCAG gGATGAACCTCAAGCCTCAGAATAAGGATTCATTGGAAGATGCTGTCTCTAATTCTCCAGATCCAA TTCTGACACTGTCTGCTCCCCCCGTAGTGCCAGGCTTCTGTTGTACAGTTGGAGTGGATTGGAAATCTCTCACTACTCCGGCATGTCTCCCTCTTACCACGGACTACTTCCCCGACCGTCAGAGTCTGCAGAATGATTACACCGAGGGTTGTTACGATCTCCTTCCAGAGGCTGACATTGACAG GAGAGATGAGGAAGGAGTGCAGATGACAGCCCAACAGGTGTTTGAGGAGTTCATTTGTCAGCGTCTCATGCAAGGCTATCAAATTATTGTGCAATCCAAACCACAGAAACCAGCCACAACTGTGCCACCCCCACTCAGCAGCAGTCCCCTTTATAGTCGAG GTCTCGTATCAAGAAATCGGCCTGAGGAAGAAGACCAGTACTGGCTGAGCATGGGCCGTACTTTCCACAAAGTaacattaaaagacaaaataattactGTGACTCGATACCTGCCAAA GTATCCATATGAATCTGCTCAGATAAACTACACTTACAGCTTGTGCCCCTCACACTCTGACTCGGAATTTGTCTCTTGCTGGGTAGAATTTTCCCACGAGAGACTGGAAGAGTACAAGTGGAATTACTTGGATCAGTATATCTGCTCTGCTGGTTCGGAGGATTTCAG CCTCATCGAATCACTGAAATTTTGGAGGACTCGCTTTCTCCTTCTGCCTGCCTGCATCAGCGCCACAAAGCGCATTATGGAAGGAGAAGTGCACTGTGATGTGTACGGAGACAAGCCCCGTTCTGATGAGGAAGAGTGGCAGCTCCTAGATGGATTCATTCGCTTTGTGGAAGGTTTGAACCGCATTCGTCGACGCCATCGATCTGATCGAATGATTCGA aAAGGGTCTGCCATGAAAGGCTTGCAGATTGCTGGTCCAATTCCCACCCACTCTCTGGAGCAGTCTGGGCCTCCCATTGGGAAGAAAGGAACCTCAgcactctctgctctgcttgagATGGAAGCCAGTCAGAA GACTCTGGGGGAGCAGCAAGCAGCAATGCTTTCTGGAAAAAGCTCAGGTCAGCCTTCGGATAGCGGGAGCATTGCTATCACACCAACCTATATGGACAGCCCTCGTAAG GTCTCTATAGATCAATCAGTTCCTGTGACCTCAGATGGTAACACCTTGATAAACACAGGGCAGTCAGCCGACAGGGGCAACGCTCAGAACTTGGGAAGTTCCCAGAACGTAGCAGACCCAGGATATGTCACAGCTGGCACTGCAGAGGGCGG ctcccagcagtgTTCAGCAAGCTCTCTGACTTCCTCCTCCACCTTGATAGAGATTCTTGAAGCCATGAAACATCCCAC CACAGGGATACAACTGCTCTCTGAACAGAAGGGCCTATCTCCGTACTGTTTCATCAGTGCAGAAGTTGTACACTGGCTGGTGAATAATGTGGAAGGTGTGCAAACCCAAGCCATGGCGATTGACATAATGCAG aaaatgctggaagagcagctgaTTGTCCATGCATCCGGAGAAGCTTTACGAACCTTTATttatggcttttatttttacaagattGTTGTGGACAAAGAACCTGACCGAG TGGGCATGCAGCAGCCTGCCATGTGGCACACAGCTGCTATGGATGACTTCTCCGCCTTCCAGAGGAAATGGTTTGAGGTGGCGTTTGTGGCAGAAGAGCTCCTGCACTCGGAAATCCCAGCGTTTttcctgccctggctgcccagCCGCCCAGCCTCCTATGCAAGTAGGCACAGTTCCTTTAGCCGCAGTTTcggaggacggagccaggcagCTGCACTATTAG CTGCCACGGTGCCTGAACAGCGGACAGTGACGCTCGATGTGGATGTGAATAACCGCACTGACCGTTTGGAGTGGTGCAGCTGTTATTACCATGGCAATTTCTCCTTGAACGCTGCCTTTGAAATCAAGTTACACTGGATGGCAGTGACTGCAGCTGTTCTTTTTGAGATG GTTCAGGGCTGGCATCGTAAAGCCACATCCTGTGGTTTCTTGCTAGTCCCAGTCTTGGAAGGCCCATTTGCATTGCCCAGTTACTTGTATGGAGACCCACTTCGAGCTCAGTTGTTCATCCCACTCAATGTTAGCTGCTTGTTGAAGGAGGGTAGTGAGCATTTGTTTGATG GCTTTGAACCAGAGACATACTGGGACCGTATGCACCTCCTCCAGGAAGCAATAGCATACAG attCGGATTTGTGCAAGATAAATACTCGGCTTCTGCATTCAACTTTCCAGCTGAGAACAAGCCCCAGTATATTCATGTCACAG GGACGGTGTTTCTGCAGCTGCCATATTCAAAGCGGAAATTTTCTTGTGGGCAGCAGCGACGCCGGCGCAACTCCACTAGCTCCACCAACCAGAACATGTTTTGTGAAGAGCGCATTGGCTACAACTGGGCCTACAACACCATGCTGACAAAAACGTGGCGGTCCAGTGCCACTGGGGATGAGAAATTTGCTGATCGGTTGCTGAAAGACTTTACAGATTTTTGCTGGAACAAAGATAGCCGGCTTGTGTTATTCTGGACTGACTGCCTAGATAAGATGCACGCTAGTGCTCCGTGA